TGCGGAAATGTCTCCAGAGCTGACGGTGGCGATGAACTTGCCTATGTCCACAGGATGATCGTCGAACTTGGTGGACAACCCGCAGTCCCGGTTGTCGTACCGGATCACGTAACGGCCGCGGTCTGCCAGCGCTCGGCAAAAGTCCTCGTGCCAGGCGAGCATCTGCGCGCCGAAACCCATCACCAGCAGAATTGGTGGGTCTCCAGGGTCGCCGAAACTCTCGTACGCGATGGACACCTCAGGGGACACGTCAACGATCGACATGCACGGAGAGTGTCATAGTCATCCACGGAGCACAACCAGAATATCGCCCGGTGACCTGCACATACCTTCGAGTGTGACGAATCGCGGTCAGCTCTCCGGCTCTGTCATCTTGAGTCCTCATCCCAGGTTGGCGAGTCAGCTACGCGCCCGAGGTCAGAGCCGGTCAGCTCGTACGGCTCGCCAAGAGGGTACGAAGTAGCCCCTTTTTGCACCATCGCGCGAATGGTGAAGCGTTCGCCAGGAAAGAGCGCAAGGAGTGCCACCTGCGAAACGAGTGACTTATGGATGAGGCTGCATTCGAGGTCAGCTCCCGGTGAAGCGTCCTTGATTTCCAGATGACTGACCTCCTTATCCACGAGCAATTCAAAGAAACGCAGCAGTTCAAATCCTTCGTCGGCCTGAGGTCGGCCAGTGAACAGCTCCGACTCGGATTCACCGAACAGCACCAGGGCTCTACCGCTCAGAATTCCTGCGATTTCCCGGGTGTTGGTCGGATCGATTCCCATGGCGCCCCCAGAAAGGTGCTCTGCTACTGCCCAAGACCCATAGTCCAGTCGGGTCGAGAAGTAGATTTCTTCTGCGAATCGGGCGTCTTTGCGCCGGTGAAAGAGGAGGACGGAGCCGAGGCCGTCGCGTATGCATATGTCGGCGACAGCAGCCTCGGTCGTGCTGTCGAGGCGGGTGGGCACGGCGTGCGATGCGGCACCGCCCGCCGTGTGCCCGGCGGTCAAAGCTGCGTGGGCGAGTTCTGCCAGATTCTTGGGCATCCTGGTCCTTGCGCGAAAGCGGTTTTCTATGAGAGCAATCCGAGCCGGGGTGGCCCACCCGCCTGTGGTTGGGCCACCCCGGCTATGCCGCGTACCCATATTGTGATCATGATACGCGGCGCTGGACTACGCGCTGGCCTTGCAGACGGAGGAGACGGCGGTCACGAAGCCGTTCCACCCGAGCACGACCCCGTTGCCGTGGGTCACGATTCTCGTTCCGGGTTTCACTTGGATGTTGTAGTGAACCTCCCACTGCTTCTTCCAGGGCGTGTACCAGCTGGCCTTGCCTTGAAGTTTGCCCATTCTTCTCTTGCCCGGCCGGGTTCCCCAGGTTTCCGCGTATACGGCGTTTCGGGACAGGTACCGGTTGGCAAATCCCTTGATCTGGGTCTCCACGTAGTACCCGATGTAGCGGTGGCCGTCCTTGGTCACGCCGCCGCCGCGGCGGCTGGTGATGATCTGCAGGTTGTAGCCGTTGGTCTTGTGCCTTTTTCCGCACTTGGGGATCAGCCCGGTGGTGTCGGAACTGTTGCACGGGTCGGCGTTGGCGCAGTCGTAGGCATTCGCTGATCCGCCGGGAACCGGATCAGCCTGGAGGAACCGGCCGAGCTTCGGGTCGTAGAGGCGTACGCCCATGAGAGTGAGCCCGTTCAAGGTGTCGGCGGAGCGCTGCTTGGTGCCGAGCCAGGCGTAGCGGGTGCCTGCCTGGCCGGGCCGCGGATTGCCGTACTCGTCGTAGTCGAGCACTAGCGGAGCCGTCGCGTCGTCCAGCGGAAGCTGGAGAGCGATGTCACCGTGCGGGTTGGCGAGTTGGAGCTCCACGCCGCCGGTCTTGGTGCTCGTCGCGGTGAGATTTCCGCTCGCGGAGACGATGCTGCGGGTGACCGCGCCGGTCCCGGTGTCCTCCACCACCCACCTGGGGTTGGCGGAGTCGCTGTCATAGTGATTGATCCTGGATGCAGTCTGCGTCCAGGTGGTACCTGAGCCGCTTTCCGTCGTCCAGGAGCGCACGCGCAGTTCGGGGTCACGCTGCCAGGTCTGGCGCTTGCCATCGACTGTCTGCCGATAGACAAGATCGTTGGCGTAGTAGGAAAGGGTGCCGTGGCCCGGAGCGGTGGTCGTCCGGCCGAACGCGTCGCCCTTGCACTCCTTCACGCGGACCCGTACGCGCGGCGCTTGGTCGTCGTTGACCTCCATGGCCAACGTGGACACGTTCGCGGGCTCGATCCAGCTCTCGCCGTTGGCCCAACGGCCGCCCTCTGAACTCCACTTGGGCTCCTGGAGATCGGCCAGGCGCAGACGCATCGACAACATGTAGTCCCCTTCCGATGTCGTGCGGCGGGGCGGGGCCGCGTACGGCCCCGCCCCGCCTGGCGTCAGCCCTGGATCACTTGCTGCAGTGGTCGCCGTTGTTGTCGCCGCCGCCCGGCATCTTGTCGAGCAGCGCGGCCTCGACGGCCGGGACGCCGGTGATCAGGTCGCCGGTGAACAGCTCGTCCACGTTCATCGTTTTCTCCCTTACGGTTTTCAGTGGACTCCGCGGCGGATGCTGCGGAGTTGGACCCGTCCGGCTGCCGGACCCTTGCGAAGAAGGCAGCCGGACGGGGTGCCCACCGCTTCCGGCGGCGGGCCCTCCCTCGTCACAGGTGGGGAGCCTGGACGCGTGACGGGGAGGAGTCAGGTGGGTGTGGATGCGGCGGCGACACCCAGGACGAAGCCGACCGATCCCGAGATGGTGATGATCAGGACTGGTCCGGCGTAGCGGCCGACGGCTGCGGCCAACCGGTTCACAGCCGCTCTCCGCGGCTGCGCTGGTTGGCTTCGCGTACTGCGACGCTCAGCTTCTCCGCGCCGTACTCGGGCGTGGCAGTGCGGTGCTGCGGGCAGAGACACGGCGAGAACCGGTTCGAACCCGGCGGCAGGTCCGCGCCCTCGTAGGTGTTGATCCTCAACACCCCGTCCATGCCCCGTTCCTCGGTCATCCGGGCCAGACGGGCCCGTGCTTCGCTTCTCATCCCTCAGCCCCTCATACGACGGCTGCGGCGAGGTCTCGCCGTTCCCTGCTGTCTCTACGCAACCGCACGACCACGCTCAGCGGTACCGTTGCCGCAGCACCAGGGCTTGAAAGCCTTGAAAGTTCGCAAGGGTACGGGGAGTTGAGGCATGGCCAAGCGTGAACCGAACGTGGCGCTCGGGCGCCTGCTCGCCGAGAGCCGTTGGACTCATCGCCAGTTCGCGCGGGCGGTGAACCGCGTCGGCACCGAGACCGGAATCCCTCTGCGCTATGACGAGTCGGCGGTGAGCCACTGGCTGGGCGGCACCGTCCCTCGCGGCGCGGTGCGCGGATGCATCCTCGAAGCTCTCTCCCGCCGCCTCGGCCGCCCCGTCACCCATGCCGAGGCCGGGCTGCCCGTTCCACGCGATCGCTCCTCCGCGGCTGCGGATACCGTGGAAGGGGTGATCGACCTGGGGAGGCTGGATATGGACCCGTCCCGCCGCAGTGTCCTGGGTGCCGGCCTGTTCTCCGTGGCCGTCACCATCCCCGGCTGGCCTGATGTAGTCGGGCGTGCCGATGCCATTCAGTCCGGCCGCACAGCACGCATCGGCATGAACGAAGTGAACATGGTCATCGCCATGACCGAGCGTGTCTCGGAACTGGACGACGAGTTTGGCGGCCGTCACGCACGCCCCATGGCGGCCTCGTTCATAGTCAACACCGTGGCCTCCTACCTGCGCGCCGACGCACCCGAGGACGTACGCAAGGCGATGCTGTCCGCCGCCTCGGACCTGCTCTACCTGACCGGCTACATGGCCGTGGACGAAGGGCTGCACGGTCTCGCGCAGCGCTACTACATCAAGGCCCTGGAGCTGGCTGGCGCTGCCGAGGACCACCTGACGTACTGCACCACCCTGCGGGGCATGAGTGTCCAGGCAGTCGACCTCCGTCACGGGGCCAAGGCCATGGAGCTGGCCGACGCCGCTGCCGCCGCCTCCCCGAAAGCCGGCCCTCGGATGCTGGCCTTCCTCGTCGGCCAGCAAGCGCACGCTGCCGCGCAGACCGGCGACCGTGCGGGCGCGCTGCGCTACATCCGGGAGGCCGAGGCGGCCATGGACCGTGCCGAGTCACGCGGAAAGGCGTTCGGCTCGTATGACCCCTCTTCGCTCAACTACCACGTCAGCCAGGTCCGTTACGAACTCGGTGACAAGGCCGGAGCCGTCGAAGCCATGCAGCAAGCGGACCGGCTCCGCCCCAGCGTGTACCAGCGCACACGAGTACACCGTCGTGGCCTATTGGCAGAGCGGCAGTTGGAACTCGGCCACCTGGAAGCGGCCTGTGCCACCTGGCACCAGGCCCTCGACGACTACCCCAAGGTGCAGTCCGGCCGAGCCGACGAGCGTGTGAAGGCGATGTTCGGTCTCTTGCGCCCTCATCTGAAGAACGCGACGGCCCGCGACCTGTACGACCGAGCACGGACGATCGCACCACCCTCGCTGGTCACCTGATCCCGCACCGCCTTCAAGCTCAGCCACAGAAAGTCAGCCACGACGGCGGGCGCGCCGAGAGAGCACCCGCCACGTGTGCTTCCAGTAACCCCGCGCCGGCCTCAGCCCCGCCTCTTCGTTCCGTCTCGGCATCCGCCCTCCTCCGGCCTAACCGCTCGGCAGCGGGATGGCCTGCTCGATCTGCGGTCTCGCCTGTGACCGCACGCCGACGACGATCGCGGCTTTCGGCTGCCACGGCCTGACGTGGTGCTGTGTGGCGTTCGGCGCAGTCGGCCTGGCGCCGCCGCTGCGGACCGATGCGGTTGCTTCCGGGATCAGGGTCACCTCGCTTGCCTGCCACCGCGCGCCGAGTGGCCGGTGGGCGTCGCCAGCGGGGCGGCAGACAGGAGCGGGCGGCGGCCACCGGCCGCCGGCGCGCGGCGGCCCGCGCAAGCGGGACGCCCTTCTTGATCAAGCAAAGAAACTCTGAACAGCTCACCGTCTGGTCGATCTGTCAGACTGTCGATCAGGGGCGCTGCTGCCGGCGCTTCTTCGACTCGGCCAGTGCGGCCTCCAGCTTCTCGCTCGGCGACACGTCCGGATCGGTGTCGTCGTGGAGGGGTGGCAGGAACAGGCCGCGGCGGCTCTTCTCGCGTTTGATCTTCCGGCGCTCGTTGAAGACTCGCTGGTGTTCCTCGCGGATCGTGACCCATCGCTGGTCCAGCTCGGCTTCCCGTTCCAGCAACTCGTCATCGCTGAGGTCGGCGAACTCGGCGGCAGCCGCGCGGGCCTCGCGGGCGATCTCGTCTCGCAGTAGGTAGTTCGTGATCGGCCCGTGGTGCTTGCCTGGCTCCGGGGTCTGGCGTACGAAGACGCCGCGCCCCTTGACCGCGTACACGAGTCCGGCCTGCTTGAGATACCGGTAGGCGGCTCGCTCGGATGGCCGGGCTGGCAGTCACCGACAAGACGCCGGGCCTGCTCGCGCAGATCACCGCGCAGAAGGGCAGCACGCCACCGCCGCGCGTGCTGACTCCCCGGATCAAGGTGAAGTCGGACCGGTTCGGCGTGATCGTCCGGGCGCGCACGCTGCCGCAGGTCGGGCTGGAGGAGTACCAGAAGGCGGCACGCTTCCTGGCCGACGCCTGGCGCTGCACGCGTGTGTCCGTGCTGCCGGACGGGCCTGGCAAGGTGGTGATCCGGGGCGTGCGCTCCGACCCGTTGACCACGCCGACTGAGCACCGGCCCACCGGCCGCCCTCCCACAGACCTGACGCGCTGGGAGCTGGGTGTGGACGAGTACGTCGCCCCGGTGTGCGTGTCCCTGGCCAACGTGCCCGGGGTGACCGTGGCCGACGTCCCCGGCGCGGGCAAGACCTCGGGGATCAACAAGTTCGTCTGCGACTTCGCCCCGTCGGCTGCCGTACAGATCGCGACTGCGGACGGGAAGGTGTCGCGGGCCTCGGAGGGCGATTACGCGGACCTGGTCAAGCGGATGTTCACGTTCTGTGGTGACGACCTGGACGAAGCGAATGCGCTGTTCAAGCGGCTGGTGGAGCTGCGTCGGCAGCGGTCCTCGGTGATCCGTGACGTGCTGGGCGTGAAGAACATGTGGCACGTCGGCCCCTCGCCGCAGTGGCCGCTCACGGTCCTGATCATCGACGAGGCACACACGTTCTTCCGCGAGTACAAGGGCAGCGACGCCGAGACGAGACGTTTGGCCGCGCTGACGGCGGAGAACACCCGCCTGGTGGAGGACCTGGTCAAGAAGGGTCGCAGCGTCGGGATCCTGGTGATCCTGATCAGCCAGAAGACCACCGGCGACGCGATTCCGACCTTCATCCGCGACGTGTGCCCGATCGGGCTGTCCGCGCAGAAGACCGTGGAAGCCGCGGTGGCCGCACTCGGTGACGACATCCGCAACTGGCCCGACGCCAGCCCGGTCACCTTGCAGGACCCCGCCTACGTCGGCGTCGCGGTGATGGCGATGCAGGGCCGCCCCGGCTACACCCGCATCCGCACCCCCTACGTCTCCGACGCCGACGCCGCCCGCATCGCCGAGGACACCTCGCACCTGACCGCCGACCCCGCCTTCCTCCTGGACGCCCTCCTCGACACCGCTGGCCGTACGGCACCCGACGACACCCCTGTTCCGCTCACCAAGTAGCCCGGAACGCCCGCAAATTGGAAAGGAGGTTGAGATCATGACGGAGGAACGGTTCACCCGGCGCACCGTGACCGTGGTCATGGCGGTCATCGCGGCCCTGGCCTTCGTCTTCTCCTTCGGCAACGTCTGGGCGCTCGCCCTGCGCCTCGATGTTCCGCACCCGATCGCGCCGCTGATCGCCCCCATGGTGGACCTGTCCGTCGTCGGGCTCCTGATCGCTCTGCGCTTCCTGGCCCTGCGCGGCGTGTCCAAGGCAGAGTTGCGGGCCGGCACCCGCCTGCTGCACCTGTGCGGACTGCTCACCCTCGCCCTGAACACCGCCGAGCCCCTGCTGACCGGACGCTACGGCCGCGCCTGCCTGGACAGCGTCGCCCCGCTCCTGCTGCTCGGTTGGGGCCACGTCGGCCCCGCCTTCCTCGCCCAGTTCCACGCCCTCCCCACCCAGAACCTGGAGCCCGCACCCACCCCCATCTCCGCGTCGGTGCCCACCGAAGCGCCCGCCCCCGAGCCGATGCCTGCGACGCCCGCCCCGATCGTCGTCGACTCCCCTGCCGAGGAACCACAGCCCGCTCCGACTCCGGCCCCAGCTGCTACTCCGCCCATCACTGTCGCCAAGACGACCCGACCCGCCTCCGGCCCGGCCCTGCCTGCCGCCCTGCTGGACGCGGCCCGACGCATCGCGGATGCCCACCGTGCCGAGCACGGAACTTCGATCACAGCTGCCCATCTGGGAACGCGCATGGGCGTTGCCCTTCCGGTGGCCACCGCCGCGCTCGCTCAGCTCTGAGCCCCCGCGCCCACGCCACCCGCATCACCCCTCCCTGAACCCACGCTCGCCCATGGGCCTGATTCGTCATGCCCCCAGCAGCACCAACACGCCTTCCTGCCTGGCTGGTTGCTGCTCGGGGCCACCACCCGACAGAAGGGACACGCCCCGAATGGTCACCCTGGACCTGCGCCACGTGGCAAGCCCCGCCGTGCGGGACCTGCTCCGCCTCGTTAACCACCCCGACTTCGACCGCGCACAGCAGCAGATCGAACACCTCGGCGGCTGCACCGAACCCGTCCGCCTGACCGGCCGCACTGCCACCGTCGACACCACGACCGGTGAGGTGCTGCGCTCCTACACCACGTCCGAGGAGCCCAAGGGCAGCCTGCTCACCGCGTGCGGCAACCGCCGCGCCTCCCGCTGCCCGGCCTGCTCCCGCCTCTACGCCGCCGACACCTACCACCTCATCCGCGTCGGCCTCTCCGGCGGCAAGACCGTCCCCGACACCGTCCGCACCCACCCACGGGTCTTCGTCACCCTCACCCCGCCATCCTTCGGCCCCGTCCACAACCGCCCCACCACGCCCGGCGGCGACATCCGGCCCTGTCGCTGCCGCAAGCTCCACGAGCCCACGGACCCCCTGCTGGGGACGCCGCTGAACCCCGCGACGTACGACTACGCGGGCGCGGTCCTCTTCAACGCCCACGCCGGAGCCTTGTGGGCCCGCTTCGCCACCCACCTGCGCCGCGAGATCGCCGCCCGGCTCG
Above is a window of Streptomyces sp. SAI-135 DNA encoding:
- a CDS encoding RHS repeat-associated core domain-containing protein; this encodes MLSMRLRLADLQEPKWSSEGGRWANGESWIEPANVSTLAMEVNDDQAPRVRVRVKECKGDAFGRTTTAPGHGTLSYYANDLVYRQTVDGKRQTWQRDPELRVRSWTTESGSGTTWTQTASRINHYDSDSANPRWVVEDTGTGAVTRSIVSASGNLTATSTKTGGVELQLANPHGDIALQLPLDDATAPLVLDYDEYGNPRPGQAGTRYAWLGTKQRSADTLNGLTLMGVRLYDPKLGRFLQADPVPGGSANAYDCANADPCNSSDTTGLIPKCGKRHKTNGYNLQIITSRRGGGVTKDGHRYIGYYVETQIKGFANRYLSRNAVYAETWGTRPGKRRMGKLQGKASWYTPWKKQWEVHYNIQVKPGTRIVTHGNGVVLGWNGFVTAVSSVCKASA
- a CDS encoding tetratricopeptide repeat protein, with the protein product MAKREPNVALGRLLAESRWTHRQFARAVNRVGTETGIPLRYDESAVSHWLGGTVPRGAVRGCILEALSRRLGRPVTHAEAGLPVPRDRSSAAADTVEGVIDLGRLDMDPSRRSVLGAGLFSVAVTIPGWPDVVGRADAIQSGRTARIGMNEVNMVIAMTERVSELDDEFGGRHARPMAASFIVNTVASYLRADAPEDVRKAMLSAASDLLYLTGYMAVDEGLHGLAQRYYIKALELAGAAEDHLTYCTTLRGMSVQAVDLRHGAKAMELADAAAAASPKAGPRMLAFLVGQQAHAAAQTGDRAGALRYIREAEAAMDRAESRGKAFGSYDPSSLNYHVSQVRYELGDKAGAVEAMQQADRLRPSVYQRTRVHRRGLLAERQLELGHLEAACATWHQALDDYPKVQSGRADERVKAMFGLLRPHLKNATARDLYDRARTIAPPSLVT
- a CDS encoding DUF2637 domain-containing protein, giving the protein MTEERFTRRTVTVVMAVIAALAFVFSFGNVWALALRLDVPHPIAPLIAPMVDLSVVGLLIALRFLALRGVSKAELRAGTRLLHLCGLLTLALNTAEPLLTGRYGRACLDSVAPLLLLGWGHVGPAFLAQFHALPTQNLEPAPTPISASVPTEAPAPEPMPATPAPIVVDSPAEEPQPAPTPAPAATPPITVAKTTRPASGPALPAALLDAARRIADAHRAEHGTSITAAHLGTRMGVALPVATAALAQL